A region of the Callithrix jacchus isolate 240 chromosome 5, calJac240_pri, whole genome shotgun sequence genome:
CGCTGCCGTCGCCACTGACACCTTCACCACAGCCACCTAGCCTGACTTGAAGAGGAGGATTGCAACTTGACCCAAGTAAAAATAGATGAAGTGCTTTGTCTCGTGTGTGACGTAGCTGCCAAAATTTCGGCCCACGATACAATGCCAGGTAGGGTTGTATTTCTTGTCAAATtcctaaaaaagaataaaggtagAGAAGAAAGGTAACTAGGGTAGCTAGAGAAGGAGAAATCAGAATGGGAGTCTCTCCCTGCAACTCCAGCACCAACACGTTTAGTTGTtatcaccccaccccacccctcggCCTCAGCTCCCCGAACCTCAGGAGCTCAGGTTCTAAGGCTGGCCAGGACACTCTTCCCCTCATTAATAATAGAACACCACAAAGGCTCCATTATTCCTCTCCCCTGAGCCTCCAGCACTCTACACTCTGATCATCTATCCTCCCTCTAGCTATCCACCCGCTCACACCACCCCTAACCCACCCTGGGATTCTTTAGCAAGGGAATCAGAGAGGCTAGCACCACCTGCTGTATCACACATTACTAAACCAGCATTTCCAAATGTTAAACACCAAGGCATTAGAGCAAAACAGGACCAAACATCAGGAGTATCAGGAGGCAGTTCTACATAAGATATTAAAGGCACTCCcgtgtgcctggcactgtgtggGCTGTATGTACCAAAACAATGACCTCCACCGTGAGATCAAGGCAATTCCCTCAGAGGCACAAGTTCAGCATCAAAACTGCAGAAAACCTTTGTGAGCTAATCAGCTCCCTACTACCTGTGGCTCAGCCAGCAGACTCAGTTCTAGAGGCATCCTGCCTTGGCCATAAAAGGGCAGCAGCCCCCCACCCTGAGCCCACCAATGCTGCCAACTCTGGGGCTCCATCCCTCAACATGCTCAACATATAACTTGTCTGGTCTTCTCACAGCCTCCATGCCACACAACTCTCCAAGAAGTACTAGGAAAGTGAAAACCAAACCCAGCTTCAATCCTAGCTCTAGACTTCGTGTAATACAGGAAAGCCAGTTACTTCTCTGGTTATCATTTCTCCATAAGCAAAACAAGAGCTGGACCAAAAAATCTGGAGATTCTTCTGGCTCTCTGACTACAGGACAGCAAGAAGGTGAAGTCCCAACTGGCTCTGCAACCCTTGGCTCCACACCCAAAAAAGTCTCTCAGGATTCTAGAGGTTCTTTTCATTCTAACCATTTGGGTAGGAAAACACAGTTCTGTAAAACTCAGAGACCCTACCACTTCAATGGACCAGACTGTACCATTCTTACACATCCTCCTTGAGATGCCAGAGCTGAGAATATCAAATACTGGGACTATGCCTCCAATGGATATAGGATCTGACTGGGAATCAGGTGGGCCCCAGTACCCCTTTTCTTACTTCTGGCTCAGCTGCTTCCTTACCATGTTAACCATATCCAGTCACCCGTTCACTCAGGAATTTTTCAGAGACCAAACCTATGGCCCCATTACTGCTCatccatttcttaaaaattgtatACTCAAGCCCATCCTTTTCCTAAGAATGTAGAAAGGGTTGATGTAGTACCTGAGccctttttaaggaaaaaaaaaaaggaaacctccTACATGATGAGGATGATTATAGGATTATAAGATTTGTACATCTTTCTCTTTCAAATATCCTTGATCTTAATTTTGAATAGTTCTGAATTGggccaaaaatatttaattctgaaGTTTCTCTGCATAATCTTATCCTTCCCCAATACCTTACAGTAGCATAATTATCTATAAAAgtaaacat
Encoded here:
- the DYNLL2 gene encoding dynein light chain 2, cytoplasmic isoform X2 yields the protein MSDRKAVIKNADMSEDMQQDAVDCATQAMEKYNIEKDIAAYIKKEFDKKYNPTWHCIVGRNFGSYVTHETKHFIYFYLGQVAILLFKSG